A region of Pseudomonas sp. Marseille-Q3773 DNA encodes the following proteins:
- the ilvD gene encoding dihydroxy-acid dehydratase: protein MPDYRSKTSTQGRNMAGARALWRATGMKDEDFKKPIIAIANSFTQFVPGHVHLKDLGQLVAREIERAGGVAKEFNTIAVDDGIAMGHDGMLYSLPSREIIADAVEYMVNAHCADAIVCISNCDKITPGMLMAALRLNIPVIFVSGGPMEAGKTKLASHGLDLVDAMVIAADSSASDEKVAEYERSACPTCGSCSGMFTANSMNCLTEALGLALPGNGSTLATHADREQLFLTAGRTIVELCKRYYGDNDESVLPRNIANFKAFENAMMLDIAMGGSTNTILHLLAAAQEAEVAFDLRDIDRLSRKVPQLCKVAPNIQKYHMEDVHRAGGIFSILGSLARGGLLHTDLPTVHSRSMEEAIAKWDITQTDDEAVHTFFKAGPAGIPTQTAFSQSTRWPSLDLDRAEGCIRSVEHAYSQEGGLAVLYGNIALDGCVVKTAGVDESILVFEGTAKIFESQDSAVRGILADEVKAGDIVIIRYEGPKGGPGMQEMLYPTSYLKSKGLGKACALLTDGRFSGGTSGLSIGHASPEAAAGGAIGLVRDGDKVLIDIPNRSINLQVSDEELAQRRVEQDKKGWKPAEVRPRKVTTALKAYALLATSADKGAVRNKAMLEGL, encoded by the coding sequence ATGCCTGATTACCGTTCAAAGACGTCCACCCAAGGCCGCAACATGGCCGGCGCCCGTGCCCTGTGGCGCGCCACCGGGATGAAGGACGAAGACTTCAAGAAACCGATCATCGCCATCGCCAACTCGTTCACCCAGTTCGTCCCAGGCCACGTGCACCTGAAGGACCTGGGCCAGCTGGTCGCCCGCGAAATCGAACGCGCCGGTGGCGTGGCCAAGGAATTCAACACCATTGCGGTCGATGACGGCATCGCCATGGGCCACGACGGCATGCTGTACTCGCTGCCAAGCCGCGAGATCATCGCCGACGCCGTGGAATACATGGTCAACGCCCACTGCGCCGACGCCATCGTGTGCATCTCCAACTGCGACAAGATCACCCCCGGCATGCTGATGGCCGCACTGCGCCTGAACATCCCGGTGATCTTCGTGTCCGGCGGCCCGATGGAAGCCGGCAAGACCAAGCTGGCCAGCCATGGCCTGGACCTGGTGGATGCCATGGTCATCGCTGCCGACTCTTCGGCGTCCGACGAAAAGGTAGCCGAATACGAGCGTAGCGCCTGCCCGACCTGCGGCTCGTGCTCCGGCATGTTCACCGCCAACTCGATGAACTGCCTGACCGAAGCCCTGGGCCTGGCCCTGCCGGGCAACGGCTCGACCCTGGCCACCCACGCCGACCGCGAACAACTGTTCCTCACTGCCGGCCGCACCATCGTCGAGCTGTGCAAGCGTTACTACGGCGACAACGACGAGTCGGTACTGCCGCGCAACATTGCCAATTTCAAGGCGTTCGAGAACGCCATGATGCTCGACATCGCCATGGGCGGCTCGACCAACACCATCCTGCACCTGCTGGCCGCAGCCCAGGAAGCCGAGGTGGCATTCGACCTGCGCGACATCGACCGCCTGTCGCGCAAAGTGCCGCAGCTGTGCAAGGTGGCGCCGAACATCCAGAAGTACCACATGGAAGATGTGCACCGCGCCGGCGGCATCTTCAGCATCCTCGGCTCGCTGGCCCGTGGCGGCCTGCTGCACACCGACCTGCCGACCGTGCACAGCCGCAGCATGGAAGAAGCCATCGCCAAGTGGGACATTACCCAGACCGATGACGAAGCCGTGCACACCTTCTTCAAGGCAGGCCCTGCCGGCATCCCGACCCAGACCGCATTCAGCCAGTCGACCCGTTGGCCGAGCCTGGACCTGGACCGCGCCGAAGGCTGCATCCGCAGCGTCGAGCACGCCTATTCGCAGGAGGGCGGCCTGGCCGTGCTGTACGGCAACATCGCGCTGGATGGCTGCGTGGTGAAAACCGCCGGTGTCGACGAATCGATCCTGGTGTTCGAAGGCACGGCGAAGATCTTCGAGAGCCAGGACAGCGCCGTGCGCGGCATCCTCGCCGACGAAGTGAAGGCCGGCGACATCGTGATCATCCGCTACGAAGGCCCGAAAGGCGGCCCGGGCATGCAAGAGATGCTGTACCCGACCTCGTACCTGAAGTCCAAAGGCCTGGGCAAGGCCTGCGCCCTGCTCACAGACGGCCGCTTCTCGGGCGGTACCTCGGGCCTGTCGATCGGCCACGCCTCGCCGGAAGCCGCGGCTGGCGGTGCCATCGGCCTGGTGCGCGACGGCGACAAGGTACTGATCGACATCCCCAACCGTTCGATCAACCTGCAAGTCAGCGACGAAGAACTGGCCCAACGCCGCGTCGAGCAGGACAAGAAGGGCTGGAAGCCAGCCGAAGTGCGCCCGCGCAAGGTGACCACTGCGCTGAAGGCCTATGCCCTGCTGGCGACCAGTGCCGACAAGGGTGCTGTGCGTAACAAGGCGATGCTGGAAGGGCTTTGA
- a CDS encoding magnesium transporter, translated as MQQSLVKNTSGPNIQADLEAQRREATEDFHKGASITSHIGNLRHATLGLLYRKRVFWLVLLVFGNLFSGAGIAAFEETIAAHIALVFFLPLLVDSGGNAGAQSATLMVRGLATGEVVMRDWWRMLGREFAVALLLGCTMAVAVASLGVLRGGPQIALIVASSMVVIVLVGSLIGMSLPFLLSRFKLDPATASGPLITSIADAAGVLVYFGIATQVLGI; from the coding sequence ATGCAACAATCGCTCGTTAAAAACACCTCCGGCCCGAACATCCAGGCAGACCTGGAGGCACAACGGCGTGAGGCGACCGAAGATTTCCACAAGGGCGCCTCGATCACCAGTCATATAGGCAATCTGCGTCACGCAACCCTTGGTCTGCTTTACCGCAAACGCGTGTTCTGGCTGGTTCTGCTGGTGTTCGGCAACCTCTTTTCCGGGGCGGGTATCGCTGCCTTCGAGGAAACCATCGCCGCCCACATCGCCCTGGTGTTCTTTCTGCCGCTGCTGGTGGACAGCGGCGGTAATGCCGGCGCCCAGTCTGCAACATTGATGGTGAGGGGCCTGGCCACGGGTGAAGTGGTCATGCGTGACTGGTGGCGCATGCTGGGGCGGGAATTCGCGGTGGCGCTGCTGCTGGGATGCACCATGGCAGTGGCCGTAGCGTCCTTGGGGGTACTACGCGGGGGGCCGCAGATTGCCCTGATCGTTGCCAGCAGCATGGTGGTGATCGTGCTGGTCGGCAGCCTGATCGGCATGAGCCTGCCGTTCCTGCTCAGCCGCTTCAAGCTGGACCCGGCCACGGCCAGTGGTCCGTTGATCACATCGATTGCCGATGCCGCAGGCGTGCTGGTGTACTTCGGAATTGCGACGCAGGTATTGGGCATCTGA
- a CDS encoding DUF2868 domain-containing protein, producing the protein MEDLVTAPTSLDKRWLTEAVRLREEHAGPLEDQEANRRARQAGGDLATRLETRALFLAERDGMSTALRHWKQGARLALLALLIMALLSGAGLALAALGDGQRPVNVFWALGSLLGLDLLMLLGWAIGFAASGEYGAGLGRLWLWLSERFARDARAAHLAPALLVLLQRQRLSRWLLGLLVHGLWLLAMISALGMLLALLATRRYGFVWETTLLAADPFIHLTQALGALPSLLGFVVPDETMIRASGGSLPALDPARQAWASWLLGVVLVYGLLPRLLLAGLCLWRWRQGRERLALDLSLPGYAQLRDALMPRSERIGVQDAAPDALPAFTAGQLESGNSGALLVGLELDDQRPWPPALPKGVTDAGVLDSRESRNRLLEQLSRFPPARLAVACDPRRSPDRGSLALLAELARNAGATRIWLLQAAPGQALDAQRLGDWHEALDRLGLPHADTSPLTWLEHGHD; encoded by the coding sequence ATGGAAGACCTTGTGACTGCTCCAACCTCCCTGGACAAGCGCTGGCTCACCGAAGCGGTACGCCTGCGCGAGGAACATGCCGGCCCCCTGGAGGACCAGGAAGCCAACCGCCGCGCCCGCCAGGCAGGCGGAGACCTGGCGACCCGCCTTGAAACCCGAGCGTTGTTCCTGGCTGAACGCGACGGCATGAGCACCGCCCTGCGCCACTGGAAACAGGGTGCGCGCCTGGCGCTGCTGGCCTTGCTGATAATGGCCCTGCTCAGCGGCGCGGGGCTTGCCCTGGCGGCCCTCGGCGATGGGCAACGCCCGGTGAATGTGTTCTGGGCGTTGGGCAGCCTGCTCGGGCTTGACCTGCTGATGCTGCTGGGCTGGGCCATCGGCTTTGCCGCCAGCGGCGAATATGGCGCCGGGCTGGGCCGCCTGTGGCTGTGGCTGAGCGAACGCTTCGCCCGCGACGCCAGGGCCGCGCACCTGGCCCCGGCATTGCTGGTGCTATTGCAGCGCCAGCGCCTCAGCCGCTGGTTGCTCGGCCTGCTGGTGCACGGCCTGTGGCTGCTGGCAATGATCAGCGCGCTGGGCATGTTGTTGGCCTTGCTGGCGACCCGACGTTATGGCTTCGTCTGGGAAACCACCCTGCTCGCCGCCGACCCGTTCATCCACCTGACCCAGGCCTTGGGCGCTCTGCCCTCGCTGCTGGGCTTCGTCGTGCCCGACGAGACCATGATCCGCGCCAGCGGGGGCAGCCTCCCGGCCCTTGACCCGGCCCGCCAGGCCTGGGCCAGCTGGCTGCTCGGCGTGGTGCTGGTTTATGGCTTGCTGCCGCGTCTGCTGCTGGCCGGGTTGTGCCTGTGGCGCTGGCGCCAAGGCCGTGAACGCCTGGCGCTGGACCTCAGCCTGCCCGGCTACGCGCAGCTGCGTGATGCACTGATGCCACGCAGCGAACGCATCGGCGTACAGGACGCCGCGCCCGATGCCTTGCCGGCGTTCACCGCCGGCCAGCTGGAAAGCGGCAACAGCGGCGCGCTGCTGGTGGGCCTGGAACTGGATGATCAGCGCCCCTGGCCACCGGCCTTGCCGAAAGGCGTAACCGATGCCGGTGTGCTCGACAGCCGTGAATCGCGTAACCGGCTGCTGGAGCAGCTCAGCCGCTTCCCCCCGGCACGCCTGGCCGTCGCCTGCGACCCACGCCGCTCGCCCGACCGTGGCAGCCTGGCGTTGCTCGCCGAACTGGCGCGCAATGCCGGCGCAACCCGCATCTGGCTGTTACAGGCCGCACCGGGCCAGGCCCTGGACGCGCAGCGCCTGGGTGACTGGCACGAAGCCCTCGACCGGCTTGGCTTGCCGCATGCCGATACCTCACCATTGACCTGGCTGGAGCATGGCCATGACTGA
- a CDS encoding L-cystine transporter — translation MTLPLSLNLLAFLALLRGLAQPRRTDWSLARKVLLGLVLGVVFGLALHTLYGAGHPVLKATIGWLDLVGNGYVGLLQMIVMPLIFASILSAVARLHNASSLGRISVLSIGTLLLTTAIAALIGIVLTNLFGLSAEGLVAGAQESARMQVIHSDYAGKVADLNIPQLLLSFIPSNPVADLARAKPTSIISVVIFAVFLGLAALQLIKDEAEKGQRVLLAVDTLQAWVMRLVRVVMKLTPYGVLALMAKVVASSNMQDILKLGSFVVVSYLGLGLMFVVHGVILAVTGVNPLRFLRKVWPVLTFAFTSRSSAASIPLNIEAQTRRLGVPQSIASFSASFGTTIGQNGCAGLYPAMLAVMVAPAVGIDTFDPLWIATLVAIVTLSSAGVAGVGGGATFAALIVLPAMGLPVELVALLISVEPLIDMGRTALNVNGSMTAGVVTSQLLKETDKQVLAGDEHAELSHT, via the coding sequence ATGACCCTGCCGCTGTCCCTTAATCTGCTGGCTTTCCTCGCCCTGTTGCGGGGCCTGGCGCAACCCCGCCGCACCGACTGGAGCCTGGCCCGGAAGGTATTGCTGGGCCTGGTGCTGGGTGTGGTCTTCGGGCTGGCCCTGCACACGCTGTATGGCGCAGGCCACCCGGTGCTCAAGGCCACCATCGGCTGGCTCGACCTGGTCGGCAACGGCTATGTAGGCCTGTTGCAGATGATCGTCATGCCGCTGATCTTCGCCTCGATCCTCAGCGCCGTGGCGCGCCTGCACAATGCCTCGTCGCTGGGCCGCATCAGCGTGCTCAGCATCGGCACCTTGCTGCTGACCACCGCCATCGCCGCATTGATCGGCATCGTCCTGACCAACCTGTTCGGCCTCAGCGCCGAGGGCCTGGTGGCTGGCGCCCAGGAAAGCGCACGCATGCAGGTCATCCACAGCGACTATGCCGGCAAGGTCGCCGACCTCAACATCCCACAGCTGCTGCTGTCGTTCATTCCCAGCAACCCGGTGGCTGACCTGGCGCGGGCGAAACCGACCTCGATCATCAGCGTGGTGATCTTTGCCGTATTCCTCGGCCTGGCCGCGTTGCAGCTGATCAAGGACGAGGCCGAGAAAGGCCAGCGCGTGCTGTTGGCCGTCGACACCCTGCAGGCCTGGGTAATGCGCCTGGTGCGGGTGGTGATGAAGCTGACCCCGTATGGCGTGCTGGCGCTGATGGCCAAGGTGGTGGCCAGCTCGAACATGCAGGACATCCTCAAGCTGGGCAGCTTCGTGGTGGTGTCGTACCTGGGCCTGGGGCTGATGTTCGTGGTGCACGGCGTTATCCTCGCCGTCACCGGGGTGAACCCGCTGCGCTTCCTGCGCAAGGTGTGGCCGGTGTTGACCTTCGCCTTCACCAGCCGCTCCAGCGCCGCCAGCATTCCGCTGAACATCGAAGCGCAGACCCGCCGCCTGGGCGTGCCGCAGTCGATTGCCAGCTTCAGCGCCTCGTTCGGCACCACCATCGGCCAGAACGGCTGCGCCGGCCTCTACCCTGCCATGTTGGCGGTGATGGTGGCGCCTGCGGTGGGCATCGATACCTTCGACCCGCTGTGGATCGCCACCCTGGTGGCTATCGTTACCCTGAGTTCGGCAGGCGTTGCCGGTGTAGGTGGTGGCGCGACGTTCGCCGCATTGATCGTGCTTCCGGCCATGGGCTTGCCGGTGGAGTTGGTGGCGTTGCTGATTTCGGTAGAGCCGCTGATCGACATGGGCCGGACGGCGTTGAACGTGAATGGCTCGATGACCGCGGGGGTGGTGACCAGCCAGCTGTTGAAAGAGACCGACAAGCAAGTGCTGGCTGGCGATGAACATGCCGAGCTGAGCCACACCTGA
- the mutM gene encoding bifunctional DNA-formamidopyrimidine glycosylase/DNA-(apurinic or apyrimidinic site) lyase — protein MPELPEVETTRRGIAPHLVGQRVSRVVVRDRRLRWPVPEDLDVRLSGQRIVSVERRAKYLLINAEVGTLISHLGMSGNLRLVELGLPAAKHEHVDIELESGLMLRYTDPRRFGAMLWSQDPFNHELLLRLGPEPLTDLFDGERLFQLSRGRSMAVKPFIMDNAVVVGVGNIYATEALFAAGIDPRRAAGGISRARYLKLTIEIKRVLAAAIEQGGTTLRDFIGGDGQPGYFQQELFVYGRGGQPCKLCGTQLREVKLGQRASVYCPRCQR, from the coding sequence ATGCCGGAATTACCCGAAGTAGAAACCACCCGGCGCGGTATCGCGCCGCACCTGGTAGGCCAGCGCGTCAGCCGGGTGGTGGTGCGTGACCGGCGCCTGCGCTGGCCAGTTCCCGAAGACCTGGACGTGCGCCTGTCAGGGCAGCGCATCGTCAGTGTCGAGCGGCGCGCCAAGTACCTGCTGATCAATGCCGAGGTCGGTACGCTGATCAGCCACCTGGGCATGTCGGGCAACCTGCGCCTGGTCGAGCTGGGTTTGCCGGCGGCCAAGCACGAGCACGTCGACATCGAACTGGAGTCGGGACTGATGCTGCGCTACACCGACCCGCGCCGCTTTGGCGCGATGCTGTGGAGCCAGGACCCTTTCAACCACGAACTGCTGCTGCGCCTGGGGCCGGAGCCACTGACCGACCTGTTCGACGGCGAGCGGTTGTTCCAGTTGTCCCGCGGGCGTTCGATGGCGGTCAAGCCGTTCATCATGGACAACGCAGTGGTGGTGGGGGTGGGCAATATCTACGCCACCGAGGCGCTGTTCGCCGCCGGGATCGACCCACGCCGCGCGGCCGGCGGGATTTCACGGGCGCGTTACCTGAAGCTGACGATAGAGATCAAGCGGGTGCTGGCGGCGGCAATCGAGCAGGGCGGCACCACCCTGCGCGATTTCATCGGCGGCGATGGCCAGCCGGGGTACTTCCAGCAGGAACTGTTCGTGTATGGGCGGGGCGGGCAGCCGTGCAAGCTGTGCGGCACGCAATTGCGCGAGGTCAAGCTGGGGCAGCGGGCCAGCGTGTACTGCCCGCGTTGCCAACGCTGA
- a CDS encoding type 1 glutamine amidotransferase domain-containing protein codes for MSAELNGKRVAFLVTDGFEQVELTAPREALEQSGAVVDILSDKEGTVRGWNHDQPADEFAVDATFEGAHLDLYDALVLPGGVQNSDTIRLIPAAQKLVKSHDSAGKPLAVICHGGWLLVSCGLVKGKRMTSYKTLQDDIRNAGGEWVDEEVVVDGKLISSRQPDDIPAFNQQLIKALAA; via the coding sequence ATGAGTGCGGAACTGAACGGCAAGCGCGTAGCCTTTCTGGTCACCGACGGCTTCGAGCAGGTGGAGCTGACCGCCCCCCGCGAAGCGCTTGAACAGAGCGGCGCGGTGGTGGATATCCTCAGCGACAAGGAGGGCACGGTACGCGGTTGGAACCATGACCAGCCGGCGGATGAGTTCGCCGTGGATGCCACTTTCGAAGGTGCCCACCTGGACCTCTACGATGCCTTGGTGCTCCCTGGCGGCGTGCAAAACTCTGACACGATTCGGCTTATCCCCGCAGCGCAGAAACTGGTGAAAAGCCACGACTCGGCCGGCAAACCGCTGGCCGTGATCTGCCACGGAGGCTGGTTGCTGGTGTCATGCGGGCTGGTCAAGGGCAAACGGATGACCAGCTACAAGACCCTGCAGGACGACATTCGCAACGCCGGCGGCGAGTGGGTGGATGAGGAGGTCGTGGTCGATGGCAAGCTGATCAGCAGCCGCCAGCCCGATGACATTCCGGCGTTCAACCAGCAGTTGATCAAGGCATTGGCAGCCTGA
- a CDS encoding YfhL family 4Fe-4S dicluster ferredoxin has product MSLIITDDCINCDVCEPECPNEAISQGEEIYVIDPNLCTQCVGHYDEPQCQQVCPVDCIPLDEAHPETEEELMAKYRRITGKA; this is encoded by the coding sequence ATGTCCCTGATCATCACCGACGATTGCATCAACTGCGACGTCTGCGAACCCGAGTGCCCGAACGAGGCCATCTCCCAAGGCGAAGAGATCTACGTGATCGACCCTAACCTGTGCACCCAGTGCGTGGGCCATTACGACGAGCCGCAATGCCAGCAAGTTTGCCCGGTCGACTGCATCCCGCTGGATGAAGCGCACCCGGAAACCGAAGAAGAGCTGATGGCCAAGTATCGTCGGATTACCGGCAAGGCCTGA
- a CDS encoding haloacid dehalogenase-like hydrolase, with protein sequence MKSAPKAVAAALSLLFSIETFATELKHWPVEAAKQLDTLIAANANKGNYAVFDMDNTSYRYDLEEALLPFMENKGLLSRDKLDPSLKLMPFKDTADHKESLFSYYYRLCEVDDMVCYPWVAQVFSGFTLQELKVQVDEMMASGKPIPSTYYEGDQVKAIEVQPPKVFKGQTELYNKLMENGIEVYVISAASEELVRMVASDPKYGYNVKPENVIGVSLLLKDRANGQLTTARKQITAGHYDAKANVGLELTPYLWTPATWMAGKHAAILTYIDEWKKPVLVGGDTPTSDGYMQFHGVDVGKGGIHLWINRKAKYMDQINGMIARNAAAQAKEGLPVTADKNWVIVTPEQIQ encoded by the coding sequence ATGAAATCTGCTCCGAAAGCTGTCGCTGCCGCCTTGTCCCTGCTGTTCAGTATCGAAACCTTCGCCACCGAGCTCAAACACTGGCCGGTCGAGGCTGCCAAGCAACTCGATACCCTGATCGCCGCCAATGCCAACAAGGGCAACTACGCGGTGTTCGACATGGATAACACCAGCTACCGCTACGACCTTGAAGAGGCCTTGCTGCCATTCATGGAAAACAAGGGGCTGCTGAGCCGCGACAAGCTCGACCCTTCGTTGAAGCTGATGCCCTTCAAGGACACGGCCGACCACAAGGAAAGCCTGTTCAGCTATTACTACCGGCTGTGCGAAGTCGACGACATGGTCTGCTACCCGTGGGTAGCCCAGGTGTTCTCGGGCTTCACCCTGCAGGAGCTGAAGGTGCAGGTGGATGAGATGATGGCCTCCGGCAAGCCGATCCCCAGCACTTACTACGAAGGCGACCAGGTCAAGGCCATCGAAGTGCAGCCGCCCAAAGTCTTCAAGGGCCAGACGGAGCTGTACAACAAGCTGATGGAGAACGGTATCGAGGTCTACGTGATTTCTGCCGCCTCGGAGGAGCTGGTGCGTATGGTCGCGTCCGATCCCAAATATGGCTACAACGTGAAGCCTGAGAACGTGATTGGTGTGAGCCTGTTGCTGAAGGACCGTGCCAATGGCCAGCTGACCACCGCGCGCAAGCAGATCACCGCCGGGCACTACGATGCCAAGGCCAACGTCGGGCTGGAGCTGACCCCATACCTGTGGACCCCGGCCACCTGGATGGCCGGCAAGCACGCAGCCATCCTGACCTATATCGACGAGTGGAAGAAGCCGGTACTGGTGGGCGGTGATACCCCAACCAGTGACGGCTACATGCAGTTCCATGGCGTGGACGTGGGCAAGGGCGGCATTCACCTGTGGATCAACCGCAAGGCCAAGTACATGGACCAGATCAACGGGATGATTGCCAGGAATGCGGCGGCGCAGGCCAAGGAAGGCTTGCCGGTGACGGCGGACAAGAACTGGGTGATCGTGACGCCGGAGCAGATTCAGTAA
- a CDS encoding HDOD domain-containing protein, with the protein MPPQPQIMVDLQFEQYMPDPDLETIAKLIAQDPGLSGALLKLVNSPHFGLSNKIGSIQRAVNLLGSRSIINLINAQSIKGEMSDETIVTLNRFWDTAQDVAMTCLTLAKRTGIQPADEAYTLGLFHDCGVPLMLKRFPDYMEVLEQAYATADGETRIVDTENRAFNTNHAVVGYFTAKSWRLPEHLSAAIANHHNALAVFRDESSRNTQSQLKNLLAVLKMAEHICASYRVLGNQSLDHEWQVVGPLVLDYIGLSEYDFENLKQNIRELGGH; encoded by the coding sequence ATCCCGCCGCAACCGCAAATCATGGTCGATCTGCAGTTCGAGCAGTACATGCCAGACCCCGACCTGGAAACCATCGCCAAGCTGATTGCCCAGGACCCGGGGCTTTCGGGCGCCTTGCTCAAGCTGGTCAATTCCCCGCACTTCGGCCTTTCCAACAAGATCGGTTCGATCCAGCGCGCGGTGAACCTGCTGGGTAGCCGATCGATCATCAACCTGATCAACGCCCAGTCGATCAAGGGCGAGATGAGCGACGAGACCATCGTCACCCTCAACCGCTTCTGGGACACCGCCCAGGATGTGGCGATGACCTGCCTGACCCTGGCCAAGCGCACCGGCATCCAGCCAGCGGACGAGGCCTACACCCTCGGCCTGTTCCATGACTGCGGCGTGCCGCTGATGCTCAAGCGCTTCCCCGACTACATGGAGGTGCTGGAGCAGGCCTATGCCACAGCCGACGGGGAAACCCGGATCGTCGACACAGAAAACCGGGCCTTCAACACCAACCATGCGGTGGTCGGCTATTTCACCGCCAAGTCCTGGCGCCTGCCCGAGCACCTCAGCGCGGCCATCGCCAACCACCACAATGCCCTGGCGGTATTCCGCGACGAAAGCTCGCGCAATACCCAGAGCCAGCTGAAGAACCTCCTGGCGGTACTGAAAATGGCCGAGCACATCTGTGCCTCCTACCGGGTACTGGGCAACCAGTCGCTAGACCATGAATGGCAGGTGGTCGGCCCGCTGGTGCTCGATTACATAGGCTTGTCGGAATACGATTTCGAAAACCTCAAGCAGAACATTCGCGAGTTGGGCGGGCACTGA
- a CDS encoding class I SAM-dependent rRNA methyltransferase, whose translation MSLPSLRLKANADRRLRAGHLWVYSNEVDVNATPLQGFQAGQQAVLEAANGKPLGIVALSPNNLICARLLSRDAKLPLDKSLLVHRLNVALSLRQRLFEQPCYRLVYGDSDLLPGLVVDRFFDILVVQLASATMEAHKDDVIAALVQVLKPSGILFKNDSSARDAEGLQRYVETVYGEVPDWVPLEENGVRFEAPVRDGQKTGWFYDHRMNRARLAPYVKGKRVLDLFSYIGGWGVQAGAFGASEVFCVDASGFALDGVERNAALNGISEKLTCIEGDVFEALRELKAAEERFDVIIADPPAFIKRKKDLKNGEAAYRRLNEQAMRMLTKDGILVSASCSMHLPEDDLHNILLTSARHLDRNLQLLERGGQGPDHPVHPAIAETRYIKSITCRLLPNS comes from the coding sequence ATGTCCCTGCCCAGCCTTCGCCTCAAAGCCAATGCCGACCGCCGCCTGCGCGCCGGCCACCTGTGGGTCTACAGCAACGAAGTCGATGTCAACGCGACTCCGTTGCAGGGCTTTCAGGCCGGCCAGCAGGCCGTTCTCGAGGCGGCCAACGGCAAGCCGCTGGGCATCGTTGCACTGAGCCCGAACAACCTGATCTGCGCCCGCCTGCTGTCGCGCGATGCCAAGCTGCCGCTGGACAAGTCGCTGTTGGTACACCGCCTGAACGTGGCCCTGTCGCTGCGCCAGCGCCTGTTCGAGCAACCGTGCTACCGCCTGGTCTACGGCGATTCCGACCTGCTGCCAGGCCTGGTGGTAGACCGCTTCTTCGACATTCTCGTGGTGCAACTGGCCTCGGCCACCATGGAAGCACACAAGGACGACGTGATTGCGGCGCTGGTCCAGGTGCTCAAGCCCAGCGGCATCCTGTTCAAGAACGACTCCTCGGCGCGCGACGCCGAGGGCCTGCAGCGCTATGTCGAGACGGTCTATGGTGAAGTGCCGGATTGGGTGCCGCTGGAAGAGAACGGCGTCAGGTTCGAAGCCCCGGTGCGTGACGGCCAGAAGACCGGCTGGTTCTACGACCACCGCATGAACCGCGCCCGCCTGGCACCGTACGTGAAAGGCAAGCGGGTGCTCGACCTGTTCAGCTATATCGGTGGCTGGGGCGTGCAGGCCGGTGCCTTCGGCGCCAGCGAAGTGTTCTGCGTCGATGCCTCGGGCTTTGCCCTGGATGGCGTGGAGCGCAACGCCGCGCTGAACGGCATCAGCGAGAAGCTGACCTGCATCGAAGGCGACGTGTTCGAGGCCCTGCGCGAACTCAAGGCCGCCGAAGAACGCTTCGACGTGATCATTGCCGACCCACCCGCGTTCATCAAGCGCAAGAAAGACCTGAAAAACGGCGAAGCAGCCTATCGCCGCCTGAACGAGCAGGCCATGCGCATGCTGACCAAGGACGGCATCCTGGTCAGCGCCTCGTGCTCGATGCACCTGCCTGAAGACGACCTGCACAACATCCTGCTCACCAGCGCCCGCCACCTCGACCGCAACCTGCAGTTGCTCGAGCGCGGCGGCCAGGGCCCGGACCACCCGGTGCACCCGGCCATCGCTGAAACCCGCTACATCAAGAGCATCACCTGCCGGTTATTGCCAAACAGCTAA
- a CDS encoding dihydrofolate reductase translates to MNTSLPLSLIAAHAENRVIGIDNSMPWHLPGDFKYFKATTLGKPIIMGRKTWDSLGRALPGRLNIVVSRQTGLELAGAEVFGSLEGALVRAEQWAREHGVDELMLIGGAQLYGQALEKGLASRMYLTRVELSPEGDAWFPEFDPGQWKLVSSEAQAEEGKPAYHFEVWDRV, encoded by the coding sequence ATGAATACATCACTCCCCCTCAGCCTGATCGCGGCGCACGCCGAAAACCGCGTGATCGGCATCGACAATTCCATGCCCTGGCATTTGCCGGGGGATTTCAAGTACTTCAAGGCCACCACCCTGGGCAAGCCGATCATCATGGGGCGCAAGACCTGGGATTCGCTGGGCAGGGCGCTGCCTGGGCGGTTGAATATCGTGGTCAGCCGGCAGACAGGCCTGGAGCTGGCGGGGGCCGAGGTGTTTGGCTCGCTGGAAGGGGCGCTGGTGCGGGCCGAGCAGTGGGCGCGTGAGCACGGCGTCGATGAGCTGATGCTGATCGGCGGGGCGCAGCTGTATGGGCAGGCGCTGGAGAAAGGGCTGGCCAGCCGCATGTACCTGACGCGGGTCGAGTTGTCGCCGGAAGGGGATGCGTGGTTCCCGGAGTTCGATCCGGGGCAGTGGAAGCTGGTGTCGAGCGAGGCGCAGGCTGAGGAAGGTAAGCCTGCGTATCACTTTGAGGTCTGGGACAGGGTTTGA